The Tepidibacter aestuarii genome contains a region encoding:
- a CDS encoding HlyD family secretion protein, whose protein sequence is MKNKKSILICLIIMTSTLLFGCASGQEIETSDKYQGIIEAQEVDINSKIPGKIGEVKVEEGQMVKEGDIIVTIDSKELEAKKDQMEALVSAAKGQLEASQSQVAAANSQLTKAQNGARSQDIAKAQTYYDLMLKTYERVENLYEKGAVSAQKKDEVKAQLDIAEQTLSMAKEGARSEDVSGAQAMVAAATNMVEAARGKYEQAKAGLDEVNSYIQDTNIKSPIDGNVTLLNVDKGELASTGMSIATVSDLSNMWIEVNLDETNLSEVYEGQEAKITVPAFKDKTFKGKVIRVNKKPDFAVKKATNDNGNYDIVSYGVKIKVEDDKNLLRPGMSAFVDFEK, encoded by the coding sequence GTGAAAAATAAAAAAAGTATTTTAATTTGTTTAATTATCATGACAAGCACATTGTTATTTGGATGTGCATCTGGTCAAGAAATTGAAACTAGTGATAAATATCAAGGAATCATAGAAGCTCAAGAGGTGGATATAAATTCTAAAATACCAGGTAAAATAGGAGAGGTAAAAGTAGAAGAAGGTCAAATGGTTAAAGAAGGAGACATAATAGTTACTATAGATTCAAAGGAACTTGAGGCTAAGAAAGATCAAATGGAAGCGCTTGTAAGTGCAGCCAAAGGACAGTTAGAGGCTTCTCAATCTCAGGTTGCGGCTGCGAACTCTCAGCTTACTAAAGCTCAAAATGGAGCTAGAAGCCAAGATATAGCAAAAGCTCAGACTTATTATGATCTTATGTTAAAAACTTATGAAAGAGTAGAAAATTTATATGAAAAAGGGGCTGTATCAGCTCAAAAGAAAGATGAAGTTAAGGCTCAGCTTGATATAGCAGAGCAAACGCTTAGTATGGCAAAAGAAGGAGCTAGAAGTGAAGATGTATCTGGAGCACAAGCCATGGTTGCAGCAGCTACTAATATGGTAGAAGCTGCAAGAGGTAAGTATGAGCAAGCTAAGGCTGGTCTTGATGAAGTTAATTCATATATACAAGATACAAATATAAAATCTCCTATAGATGGGAATGTAACTCTTTTAAATGTAGATAAAGGAGAATTAGCATCTACAGGAATGAGTATAGCAACTGTTTCTGATTTAAGTAATATGTGGATTGAGGTTAATTTAGATGAAACTAATTTAAGTGAGGTTTATGAAGGTCAAGAAGCTAAAATAACTGTTCCTGCATTTAAAGATAAAACTTTTAAAGGTAAGGTTATAAGAGTTAACAAAAAACCTGACTTTGCAGTAAAAAAAGCTACTAATGATAATGGTAACTACGATATAGTTTCATATGGGGTAAAAATAAAAGTAGAAGATGATAAAAATTTATTAAGACCTGGAATGAGTGCGTTTGTCGATTTTGAAAAGTAG
- a CDS encoding response regulator, whose amino-acid sequence MKKILIVDDELGLRSLLNSLFSEEYEVYLAEDGEQAIDTVKNNKLDLALLDMRLKNMDGAEILENIRKYDKDIKVFILTAFTDPKKVNILNELKIEGILQKPFDIFELKQKVDSALM is encoded by the coding sequence ATGAAAAAAATACTTATTGTGGATGATGAGTTAGGATTAAGATCCCTTTTAAACAGTTTGTTCAGTGAAGAATATGAAGTTTATTTAGCAGAAGATGGAGAGCAGGCCATAGATACAGTAAAAAATAATAAATTAGATTTAGCTCTTTTAGACATGAGGCTTAAAAATATGGATGGTGCTGAAATACTTGAAAATATAAGAAAATATGATAAAGATATTAAGGTTTTTATATTAACAGCATTCACAGATCCTAAAAAGGTAAATATACTTAATGAGCTAAAAATAGAGGGAATACTTCAAAAACCTTTTGATATATTCGAGTTAAAACAAAAAGTTGATAGTGCGTTAATGTAA
- a CDS encoding S-layer homology domain-containing protein — protein MKKIKVKKWVKSTLAIMLAAFLILTSVMYSFGAQMFTDVTDKHWSKKYVEDMASKKVITGYEDATFKPDKSVSRIESIVLITRLFDPKEVQSVYDANKSKYEKSLKDYGILTYADWAKEEIVFALEKDILNKEELLSQFIKNGNPQNALRWEIAVYLARGLDLEDQLNKVVVLGFKDADEIPSDAKPYVDILIKKGIINGSGDWKGNFNPKNPVTRAEMAKMLSVGYKLNHKDGNTNTGTDNNTNTGNNTDNSQSLTSVEGKIDDVIDYNGNITLTIKDSRDKKLVFSNKKSDISINLGSQSAKVEDLKEGRDVKLTISGSKLYAVKLSDVEEEKEGYFYTVSFDANGNHTMKCKIGSSYEEYKLTSTTKIKIDGENASAYNLDKEDKVTLKIKNGVIEEIDAVSKNFEVDGIIQEVSSSRIEIETDDKYEKTYKFDIDKDAKVRRNNDRAEISDLRVGDKVELEVEYDKVIDIDADTVKTKVEGILKEIKMAQTPEITILDEDNKTKTYKLVSGFEVEVDDNSAGLYDLRINHKVEITLESGEVTKIEADDNASVSTYTGKITDIDTGDNEIRIENNIDGKTVYIRYSTSSVNFKDIDGHSLSESNFDEDDVISVIGEDKLGSVEAKIIIRIENH, from the coding sequence ATGAAAAAAATAAAAGTAAAAAAATGGGTTAAAAGTACTCTGGCTATAATGCTAGCTGCATTTTTGATTTTAACAAGTGTTATGTATTCTTTTGGAGCTCAGATGTTTACGGATGTAACAGATAAACATTGGTCTAAAAAATATGTAGAGGATATGGCTTCTAAAAAGGTAATAACGGGATATGAGGACGCAACGTTTAAACCAGATAAGTCAGTATCTAGAATAGAATCGATAGTTCTTATAACGAGATTATTTGATCCAAAAGAAGTGCAATCTGTTTACGATGCGAATAAATCTAAATATGAAAAATCTCTTAAGGATTATGGTATATTAACCTATGCAGACTGGGCTAAAGAAGAGATAGTTTTTGCTCTTGAAAAAGATATATTGAATAAAGAGGAATTATTATCTCAGTTTATAAAAAATGGAAATCCACAAAATGCGCTTAGATGGGAGATTGCAGTATATCTTGCGAGAGGGTTAGATCTTGAAGATCAACTGAATAAAGTTGTTGTATTAGGATTTAAGGATGCAGACGAAATACCATCAGATGCTAAGCCGTATGTAGATATACTTATAAAAAAGGGAATAATAAATGGTTCTGGTGACTGGAAGGGAAATTTCAATCCTAAAAATCCTGTAACTAGAGCTGAAATGGCTAAAATGTTATCTGTTGGATATAAGTTAAATCATAAGGATGGAAATACAAATACAGGAACAGATAATAACACAAACACAGGTAATAACACAGACAATAGTCAATCTCTAACATCTGTTGAAGGTAAAATAGATGATGTAATAGATTATAATGGAAATATAACATTAACTATAAAGGATTCAAGAGATAAAAAGCTTGTATTTAGCAACAAAAAAAGTGATATAAGCATTAATCTTGGAAGTCAATCAGCAAAAGTTGAGGATTTAAAAGAAGGAAGAGATGTTAAATTAACTATAAGCGGAAGTAAGCTTTATGCTGTGAAGTTAAGTGATGTAGAAGAAGAAAAAGAAGGATACTTCTATACTGTTTCATTTGATGCTAATGGAAATCACACTATGAAATGTAAAATAGGAAGCAGCTATGAAGAATATAAATTAACCTCTACCACTAAGATAAAGATTGATGGAGAGAATGCAAGCGCTTATAATCTTGACAAGGAAGATAAGGTAACTTTAAAAATAAAAAACGGTGTTATAGAAGAAATAGATGCCGTATCTAAGAATTTTGAAGTGGATGGAATAATTCAAGAAGTATCTTCTTCAAGAATAGAGATAGAAACTGATGACAAGTATGAAAAAACTTATAAATTTGATATAGATAAAGATGCCAAAGTTAGAAGAAACAATGATAGAGCTGAAATATCTGATCTTAGAGTAGGAGATAAGGTAGAGCTTGAGGTTGAATATGATAAAGTAATAGATATAGATGCAGATACGGTTAAGACAAAGGTAGAAGGAATTTTAAAAGAAATAAAAATGGCACAAACTCCAGAAATAACTATATTAGATGAAGACAATAAAACAAAGACATATAAATTGGTTTCAGGATTTGAAGTTGAGGTAGACGATAACTCTGCGGGACTTTATGATCTTAGAATAAACCATAAAGTAGAGATAACTCTAGAAAGTGGAGAGGTAACTAAGATTGAAGCTGATGATAATGCAAGTGTAAGTACATATACAGGAAAGATAACAGATATAGACACTGGTGATAATGAAATTAGAATTGAAAATAATATAGATGGAAAAACTGTATATATAAGGTACTCGACTAGTAGTGTTAACTTTAAAGATATAGATGGACATTCTTTAAGTGAAAGTAACTTTGATGAAGATGATGTAATATCTGTTATTGGAGAAGATAAATTAGGTTCTGTTGAAGCCAAAATAATAATAAGAATAGAGAACCACTAA
- a CDS encoding TolC family protein, whose translation MKRLVLSVMLVCMTLITSILTYADTPQTNDTKKLSLNQAIDEAIKNSTDLKVSDLDIEIKEIELDQAKRSEKKYENSDFSLGTVEGFQLDANMYSKAAQNALDEEKIKKDYKIEDLKYKTTQAYYGALQAKDYYEVTKNNLANAQKSRDNVKKKYDLGVASKSDLYMGDIALDEAKANLETSKIKMQSAYRGLNMALNYPLDTKLELTSKFEQQKFDVDLTKDILNAYEKRFDMIQINNNYEIVKLDFKTNSTKYPSNTYVYKTKERNVAKVENLMANSKQMVEFDIKSKYDNVNNNKRQIEIAKSNVDKANEVLRLKKLSYDAGMSTLLEVQEAANTAYSANIALSQAISAYNLSIIDYNKAVNIGTVR comes from the coding sequence ATGAAAAGATTGGTTCTTAGTGTGATGCTTGTATGTATGACACTTATAACATCTATACTAACATATGCGGATACTCCTCAAACAAATGACACTAAAAAATTATCTTTAAATCAAGCTATAGATGAAGCAATTAAAAATTCAACTGATTTAAAGGTAAGTGATTTAGATATTGAAATAAAAGAAATAGAACTTGATCAAGCTAAGAGAAGTGAGAAAAAATATGAAAATTCAGATTTTTCATTAGGAACAGTAGAAGGGTTTCAATTAGATGCTAATATGTATTCAAAGGCAGCTCAGAATGCTTTAGATGAAGAAAAGATAAAAAAAGATTACAAGATAGAAGATCTGAAGTATAAGACGACACAAGCTTACTATGGAGCACTTCAAGCAAAAGACTATTATGAAGTTACAAAAAATAATTTAGCTAATGCTCAAAAGAGTAGAGATAATGTAAAGAAGAAATATGACTTAGGTGTTGCATCAAAATCAGATCTATACATGGGGGATATAGCGCTTGATGAAGCTAAGGCTAATTTAGAAACATCAAAGATTAAGATGCAAAGTGCTTATAGAGGACTTAATATGGCTTTAAACTATCCTCTTGATACTAAGCTTGAGCTTACATCTAAGTTTGAACAGCAAAAATTTGATGTTGATTTGACTAAGGATATTTTGAATGCATATGAAAAAAGATTTGATATGATTCAGATTAATAACAATTATGAGATTGTAAAGCTTGACTTTAAGACTAACTCTACTAAGTACCCATCAAACACTTATGTTTACAAAACAAAGGAGAGAAACGTAGCTAAGGTCGAAAATCTTATGGCAAACTCTAAACAAATGGTTGAGTTTGATATAAAGTCAAAGTATGATAATGTAAATAATAACAAAAGACAAATAGAAATAGCAAAGTCTAATGTAGATAAAGCTAACGAGGTATTAAGACTTAAGAAACTTTCTTATGATGCTGGAATGAGTACTCTTTTAGAAGTTCAAGAAGCTGCAAATACAGCATATTCAGCTAATATAGCCTTATCGCAAGCTATATCAGCGTATAACTTATCTATTATAGATTATAATAAGGCTGTAAATATAGGGACTGTAAGATAA